A part of Aspergillus flavus chromosome 1, complete sequence genomic DNA contains:
- a CDS encoding arsenic resistance protein ArsH: MNAISFSMRPRFSIALASKTGLTTCPRQPRLPHIRYTTMAQPVVEPFRTTDTLGKLHYREALSIRTPQSLALPESEDDPAVRQKYRPFILSNTAEEDWVSDLELTTALKMAENNLKNTNQRLKVLVLYGSLRQRSYSRLVAFEACRILFRLGCDVRVFDPEGLPVKNDVDHGHPKVQELRGLSQWSDGHIWVSPEQHGNLTAVFKNQIDWIPLSTGSIRPTQGRTLAIAQVCGGSQSFNAVNSLRILGRWMRMFTIPNQSSIPKAYTQFPDEGQPGDQRLMPSGNRDRLVDCMEEFVKYTILMKPHMDLFGDRYSEREEKRVKDAKLNAAVSM; the protein is encoded by the exons ATGAATGCCATAAGCTTCTCAATGCGACCTCGTTTCAGTATAGCATTAGCATCCAAAACCGGTTTGACGACTTGTCCCCGGCAACCTCGACTACCACACATCAGATATACAACAATGGCGCAGCCTGTTGTTGAACCGTTTAGAACCACGGATACACTTGGAAAACTCCATTATCGAGAAGCTTTATCAATTCGTACACCTCAGTCTCTAGCTTTACCagagagtgaagatgacCCTGCTGTTCGGCAAAAGTATCGCCCATTCATTCTGAGCAACACAGCGGAAGAAGACTGGGTCAGCGACCTGGAACTGACGACTGCCTTGAAAATGGCCGAGAATAACCTAAAGAATACGAACCAGAGGCTCAAGGTCCTGGTACTGTACGGGAGTCTACGCCAAAGATCATATTCACGGCTTGTGGCATTTGAAGCATGTCGCATCCTCTTTCGACTCGGTTGCGATGTCCGCGTTTTCGACCCGGAGGGACTCCCAGTGAAGAACGACGTCGACCACGGTCACCCCAAGGTACAGGAACTCCGTGGCCTCAGCCAGTGGAGCGATGGACATATTTGGGTCTCACCTGAACAACACGGCAACCTT ACTGCAGTCTTCAAGAACCAGATAGACTGGATCCCACTCAGTACCGGGAGCATCCGCCCAACACAGGGTCGAACACTGGCTATTGCCCAAGTTTGCGGCGGATCGCAATCATTCAATGCGGTTAATTCCTTGCGCATTCTCGGTCGCTGGATGCGGATGTTTACCATCCCAAACCAGTCCTCGATCCCGAAGGCATATACCCAATTCCCGGATGAAGGTCAACCGGGAGACCAGAGGCTTATGCCCAGTGGTAACCGGGACCGTTTGGTGGATTGCATGGAAGAGTTTGTCAAGTACACGATCTTGATGAAACCTCATATGGACCTTTTTGGGGATCGCTACAGTGAgcgggaagagaagagggtgAAAGACGCGAAGTTAAATGCAGCTGTATCCATGTAG
- a CDS encoding putative efflux pump antibiotic resistance protein, whose translation MASEKSLTHDVEENRLQPATQFKPWRQRFRSHLVIVSLFLCLFLAALDTTIVAPALPVIASHLNATTSEYTWVGSAYTLASTSTTPLWAKISDIWGRRVILMIANVLFLCGSLVCALSRTPLMLIGGRVLQGVGSGGIIVMVTIIVADLFPIRERAKYYALTGIVWAISSGVGPILGGVFTQTIGWRWCFYINLPFDGISLIILFFFLHLEPVTTAVSTLRSFDWIGSVLVVGGTVCFLYGLESGSGNEHSWDSAFTLGLLIGGILILLIWGYYEWAIAKCPVIPLRLLISRSTVPCLLTAFFHSFTFISFSYFNPLYFQTVLGVSPIQSGLYLFALVLPLSAMTLGSGLFVQRTGKYRPVIWIGCPLMTVGTGLFIDFGPRLVLWKIVVYQLIAGIGAGPLFQAPMIAFQNALKPENVAAGNAAFAFLKNLATSLSLVIGGVVAQSGTGEFRLVDSNAETEKDGGGTVDRTAFVAGLSHMWIFYTALCGVMTIASLTIQKRRLGDEHGDEDIVPDVN comes from the exons ATGGCTTCAGAGAAGTCACTGACTCATGACGTTGAGGAAAACAGATTGCAACCAGCCACTCAGTTCAAACCTTGGCGACAACGATTTCGATCCCATCTTGTGATTGTCTCACTCTTTCTCTGTCTGTTTCTGGCTGCACTCGACACCACTATAGTTGCACCCGCATTGCCAGTCATAGCTAGCCATCTCAATGCGACAACATCGGAATATACCTGGGTTGGCAGCGCCTATACTCTGGCGAGTACTTCGACAACTCCACTATGGGCCAAGATATCAGACATCTGGGGCCGCAGGGTGATTTTAATGATTGCCAATGTGTTGTTTCTATGTGGGAGCCTTGTCTGTGCCCTTAGTAGAACCCCTCTCATGCTGATCGGAGGACGAGTGTTACAAGGAGTGGGTAGTGGCGGTATCATTGTGATGGTGACGATAATAGTTGCGGATCTATTTCCCATTCGCGAAAGGGCGAAATATTATGCACTGACGGGGATAGTATGGGCTATCTCCAGTGGTGTCGGTCCTATCTTAGGGGGAGTATTCACGCAGACAATTGGCTGGCGATGGTGCT TTTATATTAACCTGCCGTTCGATGGCATCTCGCTGAttattctgttcttcttcctacaTCTAGAGCCAGTAACCACAGCTGTTTCCACCCTCCGCTCATTTGACTGGATTGGCTCCGTTCTGGTAGTTGGGGGTACTGTCTGCTTTCTATATGGACTCGAATCAGGGAGCGGCAACGAGCATAGCTGGGACTCAGCATTTACCCTGGGCCTACTCATTGGAGGAATTTTGATTCTACTCATATGGGGATATTATGAGTGGGCCATCGCCAAGTGCCCTGTCATCCCCCTCCGCCTTCTGATCAGTCGATCAACGGTCCCTTGCCTTCTTACTGCCTTTTTCCACAGTTTCACTTTCATCTCCTTCAGCTACTTCAACCCGCTCTACTTTCAGACAGTTCTTGGCGTCAGTCCCATCCAGTCCGGCCTTTACTTATTTGCCCTGGTGCTACCCTTGTCGGCCATGACGCTTGGCAGTGGACTATTCGTGCAACGCACAGGCAAATACCGCCCAGTGATCTGGATTGGATGCCCCCTCATGACGGTTGGAACGGGCCTGTTCATTGATTTTGGACCCCGTCTAGTGTTATGGAAAATTGTGGTCTACCAGTTGATTGCTGGGATTGGCGCTGGTCCACTATTCCAGGCACCGATGATCGCCTTTCAAAATGCGTTGAAGCCAGAGAACGTAGCTGCTGGGAATGCTGCCTTCGCATTTCTGAAGAATCTAGCAACGTCTCTATCGCTGGTTATCGGGGGTGTGGTGGCGCAAAGTGGAACAGGCGAGTTTCGTTTGGTGGACTCAAATGCAGAGACTGAGAAAGACGGGGGAGGAACGGTCGACCGCACTGCATTTGTCGCTGGTTTGAGCCATATGTGGATCTTTTATACGGCCCTTTGTGGTGTCATGACGATTGCCTCTCTTACCATCCAGAAGCGTAGGTTAGGTGATGAGCATGGCGATGAAGACATAGTTCCAGATGTAAATTAA
- a CDS encoding heterokaryon incompatibility protein-domain-containing protein, with product MDHSDDQGVYDFILECLSDCITTHEHCDARNPVSLPSRLLEVSDQNHTCRLVEPAKDQLGTYMTLSYCWGNGNPLKLTRGLYNSFQNGISWIDLPQLFRDAIRITNRLGVSYLWIDSLCIVQDDRKDWEIESEKMASIYQNAHITIVAASAPDPEAPILGARGQQMEKAEFEFTEEDGSKSYLFSRCISDEPFWGLRGLSVIRVKNFQSRDWSQTIYNRGWTFQEDLLSRRTIHYLPNRVVWECWMSHCDERQLPRDPNHRKKRYKMPKPSQESWPELVTAYTVRNLTHTSDTLPAMSGIAYMVSEGTCDEYLAGLWRSSFVVHLAWYVCGFYIQSGSIEELASPCSPCKEYIAPTWSWASTAMKDTVEMHGKSEDARTLTVLIDAKVDVKGGNKFGEVSGGFIQLRGPVCEMQLYYDDGWYRVQPRPLKEGEVNETYQTRIFPDTRLCAGDGLLETGEVVPTICRKYADLQTEDFGLGDNAYHAIYMIALWRTRTHVAGIVIGRSPRVPGAYERLGMVNSRLKIEKGFVDSTITIV from the coding sequence ATGGACCACTCCGACGATCAAGGCGTCTATGACTTTATTCTAGAATGTTTATCTGATTGTATAACTACTCATGAACACTGTGATGCACGTAATCCAGTCTCGCTCCCCAGTCGCCTACTGGAGGTTAGTGATCAAAATCATACTTGCAGACTTGTCGAGCCTGCAAAGGATCAACTAGGGACGTATATGACGTTAAGCTACTGTTGGGGTAATGGGAACCCGTTAAAGCTTACCAGAGGCCTTTACAATTCGTTCCAAAATGGGATATCCTGGATTGATCTTCCGCAGCTTTTTCGAGATGCTATCCGAATAACAAACCGTCTCGGGGTGTCTTATCTTTGGATCGATTCTCTTTGCATTGTCCAGGATGATCGAAAGGACTGGGAGATTGAGTCAGAGAAGATGGCTAGTATTTATCAGAACGCGCATATTACCAttgttgctgcttctgcCCCAGATCCTGAAGCACCTATCCTCGGAGCACGAGGGCAGcagatggagaaagcagaGTTTGAATTTACAGAAGAGGATGGTTCAAAGTCATACCTCTTCTCGCGCTGTATCTCAGACGAACCATTCTGGGGTCTAAGGGGTCTAAGTGTGATCAGGGTCAAAAACTTTCAATCGAGAGACTGGTCACAGACCATATATAATCGAGGATGGACGTTCCAAGAGGACCTCCTTTCGAGGCGTACAATTCACTACCTACCCAACAGGGTAGTATGGGAGTGTTGGATGTCTCATTGTGATGAGCGTCAGTTGCCTCGTGATCCAAACCATCGAAAAAAACGCTACAAAATGCCTAAGCCTTCGCAAGAGTCATGGCCAGAGTTGGTTACAGCTTACACGGTACGGAATTTAACACACACTTCAGATACATTACCAGCCATGTCAGGTATTGCATATATGGTATCTGAAGGGACCTGTGATGAGTATCTGGCTGGCCTCTGGCGAAGCTCATTTGTCGTCCATTTAGCATGGTACGTTTGTGGTTTTTATATACAGAGTGGATCAATAGAGGAGCTGGCTAGCCCGTGCAGTCCATGCAAGGAGTACATAGCACCTACGTGGTCCTGGGCCTCCACCGCAATGAAGGATACGGTCGAGATGCATGGAAAGTCCGAAGATGCCAGGACCCTGACCGTTCTGATCGATGCAAAGGTGGATGTGAAAGGGGGAAATAAGTTTGGCGAAGTATCAGGCGGCTTTATACAGCTCCGTGGGCCTGTTTGTGAAATGCAGCTTTACTACGATGATGGATGGTACCGTGTCCAACCTAGACCTTTAAAAGAAGGGGAGGTCAACGAGACATATCAGACAAGAATCTTTCCTGATACGAGACTATGTGCTGGAGATGGACTCTTGGAGACAGGCGAGGTGGTACCCACGATATGCCGCAAATACGCAGATCTTCAGACCGAAGACTTCGGACTAGGCGACAATGCATATCATGCAATATATATGATTGCTTTGTGGAGGACCCGTACTCATGTCGCTGGTATTGTCATTGGACGATCTCCTCGAGTCCCAGGCGCTTATGAACGGCTGGGGATGGTTAATAGTCGGCTAAAGATTGAAAAGGGGTTCGTGGACTCCACGATTACAATTGTTTAG